One genomic segment of Paenibacillus xylanexedens includes these proteins:
- the proB gene encoding glutamate 5-kinase, producing the protein MTSRIVVKIGSSSLTTEEGGLDRSSITFFAGEIAALADQGHEVLLVTSGAVAAGFREIGYPQRPKQLHEKQAAAAVGQALLMQAYQQAFAAHRVTTAQILLTRTDFHSRKRMGNAGMTVEELLKQRVIPIFNENDTVSVDELKFGDNDLLSALVANLVKAQHLIILTDTNGLYTADPRKDPSAVRYDRIPEITAEIYAFAGGSGSSVGTGGMRSKVDAAKVATRGGVPVFVGSVKEPGDMQQAVDGTGKGTYFETRLASLSRKKQWLGFMSTPLGTVVVDDGAEEALVHGGHSLLPVGVKRVLGTFHAGDVVEVIGMDETLLGRGIVNYDDDQLRLIAGLPSGEVMKQLASIHRLEVIHRDEWITLK; encoded by the coding sequence ATGACTTCACGTATTGTAGTTAAGATTGGAAGCAGCTCGCTTACAACGGAAGAAGGCGGTCTGGATCGCAGTTCGATCACCTTTTTTGCCGGAGAAATTGCAGCATTGGCTGATCAGGGCCATGAAGTACTTCTGGTCACCTCAGGAGCGGTAGCGGCCGGATTCCGGGAGATCGGTTACCCTCAGCGGCCTAAACAGTTGCATGAGAAACAAGCTGCAGCGGCCGTTGGGCAGGCATTATTGATGCAGGCATATCAACAGGCTTTTGCAGCGCACCGCGTTACTACGGCGCAAATTCTGTTAACTCGTACAGACTTTCACAGTCGTAAACGTATGGGTAATGCAGGCATGACCGTGGAGGAACTGCTCAAACAGCGAGTGATTCCGATTTTCAATGAGAATGATACAGTATCGGTGGACGAATTGAAGTTTGGTGATAACGATCTGTTGTCCGCATTGGTTGCAAACCTGGTGAAGGCACAACATCTAATTATTCTTACGGATACCAACGGCCTGTACACCGCAGATCCGCGTAAAGATCCTTCTGCCGTGCGTTACGACCGTATCCCCGAGATAACGGCGGAGATCTATGCTTTTGCCGGTGGTTCAGGTTCATCGGTTGGTACAGGCGGAATGCGATCCAAAGTAGATGCAGCCAAGGTTGCTACACGTGGAGGCGTACCTGTATTCGTGGGAAGTGTGAAAGAACCAGGAGATATGCAGCAGGCGGTTGATGGCACGGGCAAAGGAACTTACTTTGAGACACGACTCGCCTCGTTATCCCGTAAAAAGCAGTGGCTTGGCTTCATGTCTACTCCGCTGGGTACAGTCGTTGTCGATGATGGTGCTGAAGAGGCACTTGTCCATGGGGGGCACAGTCTTCTACCTGTAGGGGTCAAGCGGGTACTGGGAACATTCCATGCAGGAGACGTCGTAGAGGTCATTGGAATGGATGAAACCTTGCTCGGTCGCGGTATTGTCAATTATGATGATGACCAGCTTCGACTCATTGCCGGACTTCCCAGTGGCGAAGTGATGAAACAACTCGCTAGCATCCACAGACTTGAGGTTATTCATAGAGACGAATGGATTACGTTAAAATAA
- a CDS encoding pyridoxal phosphate-dependent aminotransferase, translating to MTQSDHTSARSAFKIPTSDVMTQLPTQFFATLVQNVNREIASGHDVINLGQGNPDTPTPPHIVKTLQESAENPLYHKYSPFRGHSFLKEAVAKRYKEDYNVDLDPETEVAILFGGKTGLVQLPQVLLNPGDTVLVPDPGYPDYWSGVALAKANMSFMPLLESNAFLPDYEAVTAEDREKAKLMFLNYPNNPTSATAPLSFYEDTVEFAIQNQIVVASDFAYGAIGFDGHRPVSFLQAPGAKEVGIEFYTLSKTYNMAGWRVGFALGNAEIVSKINLLQDHIYVSLFGGIQAAATEALTGSQECVASLVSRYESRRNAFYDALSSIGWQASKPAGSFFSWLPVPAGYTSASFADLLLREAKVAVAPGIGFGSHGEGYVRAGLLSDENRLREAAQRIGKLNLFK from the coding sequence ATGACCCAATCAGACCATACATCTGCTCGTTCAGCTTTTAAGATACCGACTTCTGATGTGATGACACAGCTGCCAACGCAATTTTTTGCTACCCTTGTTCAAAATGTAAATCGTGAAATCGCAAGTGGACATGACGTGATCAATCTGGGTCAGGGGAACCCGGATACACCTACACCACCTCATATTGTGAAAACACTGCAGGAGTCGGCTGAGAATCCCCTCTACCACAAATACTCCCCTTTTAGAGGGCACTCTTTCCTGAAGGAAGCTGTCGCCAAACGTTATAAGGAAGATTACAACGTTGATCTGGACCCCGAGACTGAAGTAGCCATTCTGTTCGGGGGCAAAACCGGATTGGTTCAGTTACCTCAGGTCCTGCTTAACCCCGGCGACACCGTTCTCGTTCCAGATCCGGGCTACCCGGATTACTGGTCTGGTGTTGCGCTCGCCAAAGCAAACATGTCATTTATGCCTTTGCTCGAGTCCAATGCATTCCTGCCGGATTACGAAGCTGTTACAGCCGAAGATCGGGAGAAAGCCAAGCTGATGTTCCTGAACTATCCCAACAACCCAACGTCGGCAACGGCACCCCTTTCGTTCTACGAAGATACGGTTGAATTTGCCATTCAAAATCAAATCGTTGTTGCCAGCGATTTTGCTTACGGTGCGATTGGATTTGACGGACATCGTCCCGTAAGTTTCCTGCAAGCCCCTGGTGCCAAAGAAGTGGGCATTGAGTTCTATACGTTATCCAAAACGTACAATATGGCTGGATGGCGTGTTGGATTCGCGCTTGGTAATGCAGAGATTGTCTCTAAAATCAATCTGCTTCAAGATCATATCTATGTCAGTCTCTTCGGTGGAATTCAGGCTGCGGCAACGGAAGCACTTACTGGCTCACAGGAATGTGTAGCCTCACTGGTTTCACGCTACGAATCGCGTCGTAATGCATTTTATGACGCTCTTTCCTCGATAGGCTGGCAAGCTTCGAAACCAGCGGGTTCATTCTTCAGCTGGTTACCTGTACCTGCTGGTTATACCTCCGCTTCATTTGCAGACTTGTTACTGCGAGAAGCCAAGGTAGCCGTAGCCCCAGGTATTGGTTTTGGTTCGCATGGCGAAGGCTATGTGCGCGCGGGACTGTTAAGTGATGAAAACCGATTACGCGAAGCTGCCCAGCGGATTGGCAAGCTGAATTTATTCAAGTAA